AATAGATCTGAAATTTTACTATCTTAATTCGGACACCGCAAATATCCTATTTTTGTAGATGATTTCAGATTGGATAAAGATCCCGAAAAATAATTTCACCCCTACATAGATGTGTGTATTTAATATGAACTATTTTCAACTAAAAATGAAAGTAAAATATCTGAAAATCCTTTTACAAGTTTCCTCTTTCAAAATACTATTTACCTTTGAAAAACTCCGGATTTGATGAAGCTTTTATAAATTGACAATTGAATAACAATAGATTTCGAGTGATTTTTGTTGATTTTACATACACTCTTGCATTCAATAACACATGATTTGAAAAAAGGTTTTAAATCATTAGGTGAATAACATTAGATTTTGGTCAAGTGATTTTGGCCTTGTGGTAAAGTGGCACCAGCTGGAGCTTCCGCTCTTGGTTCGATTCCTCTTGGCCACCTAGTCATGTCATATTGATAGATTTAATATTGTTTAGTCCTTGTCATATCTAGCTAGTGACTGCAATGTGTATAATTTTATAGAACCAACTGCTTACTCGTTATTTTGCAAAAACAGATTGTTTTGTTGTCATATTTCTATCTTGATATTACTGCCTAGTCTTAGTCTGTTTTTTTTTGTCTGAATCTGGTATATCTCGAGCGTTGTATAGGTGATGTAGCTGCATGGGAATGGTGGAACTTATCAATAATCTTTGGGTAAACTAAATTTTTCTTCTTGAAGTCTTTCTAAACTATCCTCTTTTAGTAGTACGAACAATCTTCTTTCTTCTCAATCTACAGCATATCAGAGTGCTTTGGCTTTCTTGTCAGAAAGTGGAGGAATCAGTCAATCCATAGGTCTTCACATTTACCTAGCTCATCGTCAATGGGAGTAAGATATCGGAATGAGGACAGCAACAGAGAATGCGACATCCTTGATATTGGTGGATATGTAATGAAAATTCCATTCATTACCTTTCAAATCATCCTTTTCTTGAGCTTAGAGGTACACGTTTACAGTGAACGAAAGCGAACTAATTTTGAAGAAATCAAAGAAACTTAAGCGCAAAATGAATTGAGACAAATACACGTTTAGTGTTTTGTATATTTGTTATGTGAATAAATAAATTCACAATTTTTAGACCCGTATTTTATTAGCCTCAAACCCGATTATCTTTTTCCTTTAGACTATGTCCAGCTTAGTCTCGCACCCTTAAATGGAGTATGTCCGGCCCAACGAATGTTGGCTTTTTTAGTGGTTGACATTAATTTAAGACATTTCTAGAATTAACAGTAGTTTTTAAACATAATCTTTTTGCACGGGTTTGAGCTAATTCTCTTTTATCAAATTGCCAGGGAACATCTGCTTCTCCCAAGAACATTCCGATTGTAGTTCTGTTTGCACCTCTTTTTCTGCTACAAGGAGCTAGGGTGCTTTTTATTACATATATTTCGCTGGCGAATTCTATCTTTTGGATTTATACTAGTGTTGGTGGTCCTTATGGAAGGTCTTTTGCCAGATCATTGGCTAGTGTATTCCTGAGATTTTTTCAACATGGTAGAAGGTATAGAAGCTACAACAAACTGAGCAATGAGAAGCTCTAGTGACAAAAAGAAAGACTAATCATTCTCAGATGGTTAATAACAGATTACTTGGCTACATGATATATAGGTTTGTGGAGAAATCTGTATTATGGATTTATAGTGTTGGTGTTTCTTGTGGAAGATATTTTGCGACATCAACAGCTCGTATATTCCGGGGTTTCTTTCAACATGGTGTAAGGTACATATATTCTACAACAAACTGAGCAATGGTTATCTCTGGTGACAACAAGAAAGACTAATCCTTCTTATATATATGAGTAATAACAGATTACTTGGCTGCTGGTCTGTCGATGAAGGAAGCCAGGAGGAACAAGCTAGGCTCTACACTGAAGAAGCTACTGAGTAAAGCTCTCATCTTTTGGTAACATAAGAAATGGCTCTTTTCACTTATACACTATGGGTCCGACTGGTACGGACTTTCGCTTTACACTTTGGCTTTAGAATTATTGCAGTAGAGAATTTGACGGTCAAGACTTTGGCTGTTAGTTTAAGTTTTATTAAAATAAGATTGGTAGTTAAAATTATAGAAGTTTGGAATAATATTTAAAATATTTTATTTAAAAAGTAAAATTATGATACTATTAAAAGTTTAAATATAGATGATTATAAAAGTAGTACAATATGGATCTCAAATGAACAAGAAAAAAAATTCAATGATTAATTTGTCAATTTTAAATTTTAATAAAATTGTTACAAACTTAGATAAGTGATTTAGTTACAAAGGAAGAAGAAAATAAAACATTTTTAGTGAAAAAAATAAAAAAAGAAAAAATAAGTTGCAAAAGTCACGTATTGTTGGCTTTAGAAAAAACAACACAAAAGAGGAGAGAGAAACTTATAATGACTTTAGAGTGGTTAATTTAAAAAAAAAAACAGATTGGTAAAAAAGAAGCTTTAGAGACTCTCTAATCCTGTTGACAAAAAAAAGAGACTTTCTAATCCCACAAAGCCCTCAAAATCCTAACAACAATCGAACCCTATGTTACGTTATCAAATACAACACATTCTCACCAGAAGTTGTGAAGAAAATGCCAAAGTCTGATCTTGTTGAAGAGGTAAAATTGCACATTCTAAGTCTTTTCATTTTAAATATTATGAAACCAAGCAATATTTAGAACCTCTTAAACTCTCACCAGGTACGTAGACTACAAGCTGCATTGAGTGAGCAAACAGATATCAGCAAGCAGGAGTACGAAAAGCTTCAAGACGTAATACACCCTCCTGTTTTCCTCGAGTTTGTCTGTTTAATAACCACTATGGAAGCAACGTTTGCTTACTAATACTAAAAACAAAATCGAATTTCAGGAGAAGATTCTTTGCAAAGTTTGCATTGTAGAGCCGATCGACGTGGTTCTACTCCCATGTAAACATCACGCCCTCTGCAGGTTGATGTCTTGCATTTTTACATCTTTTAAGCATTCATTTTCATCACATTCTAGCTCATTTAGATTTGATTTAGTATTATATAGTGCATATGCATGTTCATTTGTATGTTTTCAGGTTTTGGAGTGGTTATAATGATTTTGGAGGAGATTAAGCCACAAAAGGTTGAAATATCAACATGGATGAAGGTCTAAAATATATTCTTTGAAGCTCATCTTTTTCAAGGACATAGGAAATTGAGTTAGCTTTATAAGGGAGGTAGTTTCAAGTAATTTGGAGCTATATTGAAGAAGTTATAACCGATTTACTGGAGTCATATCAATCATACCGCAAAGATAGGATGGACCGCAGGTGGAGGCCACGGATTGAAGCCGTCAGCGGATTTGGGCCAGTGAGGTCGAGTAAAGAAGGCATGGGCCGCGGGATGAAGCCGTCCGCGGATTCAAGGCAGTGAGGTCGAGTTTAAGCAGAGATGGCCGTGGGTACGCTTATCTTTGGCTAGCACTAGGTCCTCATTTGAGCTAGCACTTAGGATGGTTTGTTGGGTTTGTATGCTTGATTTTGATCTTGGGATTGGGATGTGAGTGAAAGTGAAAAGGAATGAACCAAGAAGAGTGAGAAAAGGAAAGAAAGCCACTGGAGATATAAAAAAAAAGAGGGTTCTTGTGTTTATAAATAGAATCTCCTTTAGAATAAAAGAAAAAAAGAGCTGAGTAAATAAAAAAAAAAGAATCCTTAGTTGGCTAAAATAAGAAATGAGAATGTGTTCTTTGGGTGAGAGATGAAAGTGAGTGTATCTTTGGGTTTTGGGATGATGAAAAGAAGAAGGGTAGAGCTTGAAATAATTTAGGAAATGAGTAGAATGATGAGAACAAGTCATTGTATGCATGAATTGTTCATTTTATTAGATAAATTTTGCATAATGATCTAGCTCCTCTCTTCGAGTGTAAGTCACCATAAAAGATTACGTTTGAACTCTTCTCTTTCTTCACATTAGACCATCTTCTCTCACCAAACCAAATGATTGAGATCAAATATCCATTTGGAAGAATTCACCTTGTGTGTGTGAATAAATGTGAGGGTTGGCTAAGGAACTTGTTGATTGAATGGCAATGCAACTTGTGTAAAGATAAAAGAGTTTTGATAGGCCTTGAGAAGCTAGAGTGTACTAAGAGGGTTGCTCATGCTATTTGCTATGTTTTCCTTAGGATGTTAAGTTGAAGGCTAGAAAGTGTCTCTTTTGGTTATAAGCACTCAATTTCAAACTTTTTATACTTGATTGATTTTGAAAGTTTACTTGAGGACAAGTAAAGAGATAGTTTTGAGGAGTTGATGTCTTGCATTTTTACATCTTTTAAGCATTCATTTTCATCACATTCTAGCTCATTTAGATTTGATTTAGTATTATATAGTGCATTTGCATGTTCATTTGTATGTTTTCAGGTTTTGGAGTGGTTATAATGATTTTGGAGGAGATTAAGCCACAAAAGGTTGAAATATCAACATGGATGAAGGTCTTAAATTTATTCTTTGAAGCTCATCTTTTGCAAGGACGTAGTAAATTGAGTTAGCTTTCTAATGGAGGTAGTTTCAAGTAATTTGGAGCTGTATTGAAGAGGTTATAACCGATTTATTGGAGTCATATCAATCGTACCACAAAGATAGGATGGACCGTGGGTGGAGGCCACGGATTGAAGCCGTCCGCGGATTTGGGCCAGTGAGGTCGAGTAAAGAAGGCATGGGCCGCGGGTGGAGGCCGCGGGATGAATCCATCTGCGGATTCTAGGCAGTGAGGTCGAGTTTAAGCAGAGATGGCCGCGGGTACGTGTCGCGGACGAGACCTGGCCGCGGAATTGGAGCATATCTGAACGCGGACTACGGCCGCGGACCGATCCAGTCCGTGGTCAAGACCCAGAAATTACTTTATCCATTTTCTATCTTGGTTTGATCCGGTTTGTCCCAGATCGACCCGGTTCGATTCTATTGTCTATAAAAGGTATTTTAAGGGATTGAAAACCCTAGACTACCTAAGCTATAGTTTTGTAATTTCTCTTGTTTCTAAACTTGAATCTTGTGAATCTTGTCTGGTTTAAGTATTTATTTTGTTAACATTTGTTTATCTATCTCTTATTCTCTTGTTTATCCAACAATCTATTATGGGTTTGTGTGGTTTCATGGAGATTAGTGAGTAGAACCTTTAGAGTTCTTGGGTTTAGTAGACTAGAATGATTAGTGCTTGATCTATGATGCTATGTGCTTAATCTAAATGATCTTTACATTGGTGTGTTTAATGCTAGATATATGTTGAGAAATCATATCTTGATCATAAGTTATTTCATGCCCGGAAGGTGTTCGATGAAATGCTTGAAATATCAATCAATGTGCTTTACTTGCTTAGCCAACGCGAGTTGATGCTAAGGTTGTTTAGTGGCTATTAGGACTTGTGATTCATGCATGCTTGATGGTAATTAACCAATGAAAATTGATGTTAAAAACTTGATTAGCATAGGAGTTATTGTCATGGGAGTGGATTAGCTCAAATTAGTGATCTTAGGCCTAAAGATTAGCAATTGTTGATTGTTTGAGCATCTTGAGATAGTATTTTATCACTCCAGTCAATAATTTGACCCAAGAGCTTATCTTTACTTGCTTGTGTTTTCTTTTAGGTGTCTTTCTATTTCACTAGTTTAGATCATAAACCTCTTTCTATTTGCTTAGATTAAGAAAGCTTGTGTATTCTTGGTGTTATAAGTCTCTAGTTCTCTGTGGATTCGATCCTAAAATGCTACAATGACATACCATTTGATTGTGGTATTGTTGGCACATTAGTTTAATTGACTTGTGTTTAAACGCTTAATCACAGGTAAACCAACATTCCTTTCATTTGCTCTTAGAAAATATCTTAATTAACATGTTTCAATAAGTATTATTGCTATTGCTATTCAAAAAAAAGTTGTTTATCAAAACCATCACCTGTTCAAACATGACTTTGTGGTTTTACAACTAATTAACATGCATTGTGCGGTTCTTGGTGACACAAACTAGTTTAATGCATCCATTAGTCTTCAATTATATTTTTACTAATTATAAAAGTGTAGAGATAAAAACAAGTGTGGTTGTGATTTGCTAGATTTGATATTTTATTTTATCTTTTAGACTATTTGTGTTTTCTTGTAATACAATCTTGTAAAATGCTCATGTCGTTTGTGTTTTCAGCACATGCTACAAGAAATGCGAGATCTGTCCGATTTGTCGTGCCTTGATTGAGGAAGGTACATATGCATGTATACGATGCGTAGATTTCAGACGAGTAGGTATGCATGTATACTTTGGTGTATGTTATGACTTGCAACGGAGAATCCGATTACTTTTGTAGATAAATATTGTAATCCATCGTCAACCTAATTTTTTTTATCTTGTAATACAAGCACGTTTTTGGTAAAATGTTAAGCTAAGCGGTTTCACACTTTCTGTATCTTCTTTCTTACCCAAATGTTCACAAAGACATGGTTATCCAATTTTTTTGTTGAAAACTTATATAAACCAAAAAAAAAATTGTCAACGTAAGACTTTATTTACGCACTCTTAGTAACAAAAACCCAAGATCATCATATAATTTGCAAAGATATACAAGCTATCAATGGCTAAGAGGAGAATGAACTTGGTTTCGTGTGTGTTCATAATCTAATTGGTTTTGATATTATTCTGTTTACTCACTGCTACCTCTTGGCGTTTGTGATTATTAAGGAAGAAAAACGATGGTATTAGGGGATGTCTCGTGTGGCCGACAACAATAGTTCCTTTTCACAAAATTTTACGACCTATCTTTGATTACTTATCAAAAAGAATATATATATGTTACGACCCTTTTTATTAGACAACTTAAAGTTTTGATGTATGTTATACATCAGATTATATAATTTCACTTACAGTTAAAGAACTATATAATCTTAATGAAAATAAAATAAAATAAAAGTAATTATTTATTAATCATAATATTAATATATTATATTGCATATATTTAGTATATTATCTATCTATCTTATATATATATATATATAATTATTATATATCTATCTATCTTCTATATATACATATCAGAAAGAACACTGTCTTATTTTACACTAACACTTATGTGATGTAATCAAAACTCGAAACAAAATTGCATTTTCACGAACTTGAAATGTTTCAAAGATCGATTGGGGGCGGAATGAAGTAAACTGATATAGTTCTGCAAGTTGTTTTCTATAATGTTTTCTCTTTTATAATTTTGAAATTTTTCCAAATAACCTTTACAGAGGCCACTACAAAGAAAAGTTTGATTTCTGACCACCAAATCTGACAGAAATTGGTCAAAACAATGAGTTTTTGTCCAATCTCTGACCACTTAAAATCGTCGGAAAAACCCCGTCAGAAATTTATTTTGGTCAGAAAATTGTCAAACTTTTTTGAATAATGGTCAGAAAAGTCGTCAAACATTATCGTAAGATTTCTGACCATTTTCTGACGTATTACTGTCAAATTTAATCTACGAATATCAGACCACTTATTGACCTCTTTGCTGTGACAATTTTTGACGAATTTGTAATCACTTATTCTTGATGAAATTCTGACCATTTATAAAATTAATTGATTTAATTATTTATTAATCAATAAAATTGCAATTAAAATTTAAAAGACTAAATCAAATATATTTTAGACTTGAAACCTACTTAAACATTTAACATTAAAATAGTTTTAGCAAAATATTTTGCTAAAGTCTCAAAAAAACCGTTAAAGTTACAATAGAGTTCATTGCTAAAGCTTTAACCAAAAAACTACAAGCATAATATGTAACACACCGTTCTTTACTAAAGCTTTAACAAAAAGACTACAAGCATATGACTTATTCTTGAGTTGCATCTTCATCTTCTTGAAGCAAATCTGGAAATTTGCTGACAACTTTAGATGCTATGTTTTGCAAATACTGTATAACCTTATCTTTCTCAGCTTTGTCATTCTCCAGTGTCACAATCTTCTCTGTTGCCATAGCAATCTTCTCATCAGCTATTGCTATCTTCTCGTTTGCAATCCGTAGTTGTCCTTCTTGGTCCAAATTAGAAATGAAAGAACCTGAAGGAGGTACTTGTCCCGGGTCCGGCAGTGTTCCAAAACCCAAAACGGCGACCCTTAATGACAGAGATTTCCTGTACAATGAGAAATATATAAGGAAAGCACAAAAATTTGCAAAAAAAATTAAACAAACTAACTTAACCTTTAAAACCAGATTGTTGATATCTGCTTGGGTAAGATGGTTTGTCTCAATTGATCCACCTTGAGTTAGCTGATCATTTATCTTCTCTTTGACAGTCTGCACAATCTGCTTACTTTTTTGTCACGAATGTCATCGGTTTTGCGACTTCGATGTGCATCCGCAAGAAATGCTAGCATATCAGGCTCTTCCCTTCCATTATCAATGGTCTTACCAAAATGAAAACAAAAAAAATCAACCCACAGTAACTACAATTAGCGAAAGTATATTTAACAATATAGTTTACCATCTCGTCTTTGCGCCTTTCATAGGATTTTGCCCATGTGTTGTGTATTGCAATACCAAAACCACCACGCTCGCTTCTCCGGTTGGTAGAGTTTGTGGAAGACTTTGCTTGGACTTTTTCATCCTTCCACATCAAGTCGTAACCCAGCCAATTATCATCTGATACCCACTCCGGAGGATCTTTGTTGAGCTTCCATTTTTCTTTCCATTCACACAAATTGCTTGAAATATATTTATGTGCCTTTTTCTCGTAAGCAATTTTTACGGTTTCAGTAATGCTCGGTTCCCAAGTAAATTGTTGCTGAAAAGTAAAGAAACATTATAGTGAATGAAGAAAGAGTAAAAATTAAATTTACAGTGATAAATTTAGTACCGCAAATGCTCTGAACCATCTTATTTTTGCATCACGAGGTAGATGTTTATAAGTAGGATATGGTCCTGGTAGGTCAGATATTTAGTATGAACTAGGTGTGTATTTAGTATGAACTATTTTCGACTAAAAATGAAAGAAGTATCTGAAAATCCTTTTACATTTTTTTTTCCTTCAAATATTTGTTCATCTTTGAATAACACCGGATATGATGAATTTTTTATATATTGATTGACGATTGAATAACGTTGAGAGTTAAAATATTATTGGGAAAGAAGCTTTTTCTTGGAAAGAAGCTTTTCCTGGGAAAGAAGTTTCTGACGGAGCGTCAAGCCTTACTCCCTCCCCTTCTTCTTAAATATACGATGTTTAGAGCATTTTCACCTCTATTCTATTTTCCACTGTAAAATAGAATTTAGAGCTATGTTGCACGAAAACTTCATCGGACGTCCGTTTTCCGCTTCGAAATCGGAATCGGAACCTTGTGGAAGCTTACGAAATCTCGCTTCCAAAACGCTTTTAAAATATTCTCTTTAAAAACACGTTGGAAGCTTACGACTCCGTTTTGGAATCACGCTTCCATTCTTTAAAAAACAATGTCATATATCAATAAAAATATAAAATTATAGGTTTTACTTTATAAAAAATTGAAATTTTAATAATATTGAATAGAGGGAATAGAAATATACAAATATTAAAATTAATACTATAAATTATCTTTATGCATTGAGGTTTTTATTAAAGATAAATAATATATTCAAATATATTTTGTCAATTAATTATAAAGTATTAAAAATAATTAATATAATAATCTATTTTAAATTTAATTTATGTGTATTTTCACAATTTTAATATGAAATCATTTCAAAATTATAAATGAATAAAATGCTCTATTTTAAATTTAAATCATATAATTTTTAGTTCTATATTTTTTTTAAATCTTATATATGTATATATATATATGTGTGGATATGCTTCCAACACGTACCCGCTTCCTAATTTTCTTTAAAAAGTCTCGTTTCCGCGCTTCCATACGCTCCCGCTTCCACATATCCGCTTCCTAATTCTTTTAAAAATCTCGTTTCCGCCCTTCCATACGATTCCGCTTCCACGTACGTGTTTCCGTTTACATGTAACATAGGTTTAGAGTAAAAATACTCCAATGTTACTCTATTTTCTACTCTGTAATAGAGTAAAAAATGGGTTTACTCTATATATAGAATAATTTGTTTTTTTTGTATTTTTTGTTTGTTCATCACTCTATTTTTCACTCTAAAATAGAGTACCATGGAAGCCACATCCAACTCTATTATATAATTACTCTATTTTAGAGTAAAAAATAGTATAAACCATTGGAGATGGTCTTAGAAGAATTTTTATGTTCCAATATGTAAGATGTTCTCATATTTTGAGGTAACTTTTACTTTATCAAAAACAGTTTAACCAATCAAATTTAATAGTTCTATTTTGTAATTGGTTCAGTTGTTTTTAATTTATAGCTTTAATAATACACTAGATTTTGACCCGTGCTTCGAAAGCGCAGGTTTTTGAGATTATATTATAATATAAAGTCATATTATAGCGAAGAAGAGAATTTTTTAAAATTATATTTTCTACGAGTAGTTTATTTTTATATGTACATTTTATATAACTTTCTCTTAGACCTGGATATTTAATCCGGACCAAAGACCAAACCGAAACCGACTCAAAACATAGGTTTGGTTTGGGTTCGGGTTCAGAGAAAATTACCTAATAGGTATTTTTTTGGACCCTCGGGTCTTTGTTTGAGTTTGAACCCGAGACCTAGTCGGAAATATTTTGTGTATATTAAGTATATTAGGGTATTTCGAATATGTTTCTGGAATCACATATATTTTTTAAGTTTTGAGTTTGGATTTACAATAGTTTTGGGTTTCAGGTAAAATTTGAATTTTTTAAAAGAAAATTGGGTAATCGGATAAAATTTTGGGTATTTTTTATAAATTTACATTGCAGATGTATCATATATTTGTCCAAATCTGTTTATTAAGTATTCTTTTATTGTTTCCATATTTAAACGTGGGATTTATTACGTGTATTTGAGTTATGGTAACTGAATGTATTTGATGAAATATTGATTACAAATCAATTTTTTTTATATTGCTAAATGTGTTGGAGATAAACATAAAGATAACTTAGGAGTTAAGTTACACCAATCCTAATGAGTATAGGATTAGCTTAAAAAATAGGAAATATGTGTTCCTAATGAGTTTAGGAAATATAGTCTCTATATAAAGAGTTGCAAGAGTGTTGCATACCTTTGTGTGAGCTTAGAGATTGTGTTTGAGTGCTTAAGTTTTGTGAGTGTTTCTTAAGCTTATAAAGAAGAGTTTCTTTATATTGAGTTCATACAATCCTAGGCTTATATTTGGTATCAGAGCCAGACCCGATTGAGAATCATGGGTGATCTAGTTACCACAACTGTCAAGAAGGAAGGAGGCTCGTCCTCTATAAAGTGTCCAATGTTAAACACAACCAATTACACCGTGTGGTCAATACGGATGAAGATGTTGCTTCGGGTTCATAAGGTGTGGGAAGTAGTCGAGCAAGAATCGACTAACGACGAGAAGAACGACATGGCGTCAGCGCTCTTGTTTCAATCGATCCCGGAGAGCATGATCCTACAAGTGGGAGGACTGGATACCGCAAAGAAAATATGGGAAGCAATCAAAACTCGCCATGTGGGAGCTGATAGGGTAAGAGAGGCACGACTTCAAACCCTCATGACTGAGTTCGAGCGGCTAAAGATGAAAGAAACTGATAAGATCGATGACTTTGTGGGCAAGCTATCGGAAATATCATCGAAGTCAGCTGCACTGGGAGAGAATATGGAAGAAGCTAAACTCGTGAAAAAATTCCTGCAAGGCTTACCACACAAGAAGTATATTCATATAGTTGCTTCTCTTGAACAGCTATTGGATTTAAACAACACGGGTTTCGAAGACGTTGTCGGTCGCTTGAAAGCATACGAAGAACGAATTTCTGCGGAAGAAGAAGAGGATACACAAGAAAGCCAGAGCAAGCTTATGTATATGCTTATGATACATGAAATTGTCTATCTCAACGAGCGAAACGTAAAGCCCAAGGAGTTTGATTCCAATACTGACGGTGACAGAATATGGTACTTAGACAACGGAGCAAGTAACCATATGACTGGAAATAGAAGTTATTTCAGATCCATTGATGAAACAATCACTGGAAAAGTTTGTTTCGGTGATGATTCAAGAATAGACATCAAAGGAAAGGGGTCTGTGTTGTTTGTGAGCCAAGACGGAAGGAGAAAGATCCTTGCTGACGTTTACTTTATTCCAGAGTTGAAGAGTAATATTATAAGTCTCGGACAAGCTACAGAATCGGGATGTGATGTAAGAATGAGAAAAGATTACCTTACCCTCCATGATAAAACTGGAAACTTGATCGTAAAGGCACCAACGTCCAAAAACAGATTATATAAAGT
This genomic interval from Brassica oleracea var. oleracea cultivar TO1000 chromosome C2, BOL, whole genome shotgun sequence contains the following:
- the LOC106325745 gene encoding uncharacterized protein LOC106325745, producing the protein MGVRYRNEDSNRECDILDIGGYVMKIPFITFQIILFLSLEGTSASPKNIPIVVLFAPLFLLQGARVLFITYISLANSIFWIYTSVGGPYGRSFARSLASVFLRFFQHGRRFVEKSVLWIYSVGVSCGRYFATSTARIFRGFFQHGVRLLGCWSVDEGSQEEQARLYTEEATE
- the LOC106325746 gene encoding cell growth regulator with RING finger domain protein 1-like, with the protein product MPKSDLVEEVRRLQAALSEQTDISKQEYEKLQDEKILCKVCIVEPIDVVLLPCKHHALCSTCYKKCEICPICRALIEEGTYACIRCVDFRRVGMHVYFGVCYDLQRRIRLLL
- the LOC106323590 gene encoding uncharacterized protein LOC106323590 translates to MGDLVTTTVKKEGGSSSIKCPMLNTTNYTVWSIRMKMLLRVHKVWEVVEQESTNDEKNDMASALLFQSIPESMILQVGGLDTAKKIWEAIKTRHVGADRVREARLQTLMTEFERLKMKETDKIDDFVGKLSEISSKSAALGENMEEAKLVKKFLQGLPHKKYIHIVASLEQLLDLNNTGFEDVVGRLKAYEERISAEEEEDTQESQSKLMYMLMIHEIVYLNERNVKPKEFDSNTDGDRIWYLDNGASNHMTGNRSYFRSIDETITGKVCFGDDSRIDIKGKGSVLFVSQDGRRKILADVYFIPELKSNIISLGQATESGCDVRMRKDYLTLHDKTGNLIVKAPTSKNRLYKVIMEVEQHKCLQLEIKNDYSRWHARLGHLGADAMKSMVGKELVTGREGTRHRSSQNQSREGDLRFLLTW